AAATCTGCCATAAGGTGGAGAATGTTGAGAATAGAAAACTATTATAGGATTGTGTCGGAATCTTGTTTTTCCTTACCATATTTTTCTTTAATCTTATTGTATTCTGTATCAAGCTTAGCACCTATATCATCACGTTAAGCAGACCAATAATTAAAAGCCAATCAATACTAACCGAACAATGGATAGATGAACCAATAACCCGCAGTTTCCCCTTGCTTGTAATTTGAGAAATACAATCCGACAAGGAAAATATTTACTACGATATAAGCAAACAGATGGCGTTTAAAGCAATGCATACCTCAAGCCATCTTCCACATTTCTTCATCAAGTTTTCGGTTCATAGTTGAATATTTTTAAAGATAGAAATATGTGGGTTTTGAATTGAAGTATTCTAATTGTAAAATAACTGGTTGAAGAAAAAATTAAAGCTTAAATACAACAACCTTAACAAATCAAGGGCTTAACCCTTTAATCCCTAATGGAAAAATATTTCATGTTATGTATTAGTCTGAGTCTCAATTGAACTTTTCATTAATACACATAACAAGCTATTGCATTCGCCTTTTGCTTTCGCTTTTCAACGATTACACAATTCGACAGTTCTACTATTACAGAAATTTCAATACATACTTCCCTTTCCATCTCTCCTTCAAAAAATTTCTTTGTTTTCACTTCAGCGGATTTTCCCGGGTTCATATAATTGTTTTTAGCTTTAATTTCTTCTAGGTAAAAATTCTTGCTCAATAAAATTATTA
This genomic stretch from Bacteroidota bacterium harbors:
- a CDS encoding 2TM domain-containing protein produces the protein MHCFKRHLFAYIVVNIFLVGLYFSNYKQGETAGYWFIYPLFG